A part of Sebastes umbrosus isolate fSebUmb1 chromosome 21, fSebUmb1.pri, whole genome shotgun sequence genomic DNA contains:
- the LOC119480732 gene encoding ADP-ribosyl cyclase/cyclic ADP-ribose hydrolase 1-like has product MLLLCPGPLRAQLGTTPNIKHIVVGRCYNYITLVNPSLSLDCEDIWRQFEEAVVHQSSCNVMVDYHHMFYAMPQTWPCDRFLFWSKTRTLMQSYAAVVRHFWTLEDTLVGYMFNKLIWCGQDEDSGFDFSSCPEWSACRNHPVYSLWEQASQNFAEMACGNITVLLNGSIVNAFNRKSFFGSVELDSLNPCKLDYVNIKVVTNLEGPFIESCSKGSIVDLIQILQSRGFRWTCTDNDETLMMLQCIQNPKQSACQTCANIRKKPHV; this is encoded by the exons ATGCTCCTGCTCTGCCCCGGTCCACTGAGAGCACAGCTGGGGACTACCCCcaacattaaacacattgtGGTTGGAAGGTGCTACAATTACATCACACTAGTTAACCCCAGCTTGAG TTTGGACTGTGAGGACATCTGGAGACAGTTTGAGGAGGCGGTTGTCCACCAGTCCTCCTGTAATGTGATGGTGGATTACCATCACATGTTTTATGCAATGCCGCAAACGTGGCCTTGTGATAGG TTCCTCTTCTGGAGTAAAACCAGGACGCTGATGCAGAGCTACGCAGCTGTTGTACGTCACTTCTGGACCCTGGAAGACACGCTGGTCGGCTACATGTTCAACAAACTCATCTGGTGTGGACAAGATGAAGACTCTG GTTTTGATTTCAGCTCTTGTCCGGAGTGGTCGGCATGTAGAAATCATCCGGTGTATTCCCTTTGGGAGCAAGCCTCGCAAAAT TTTGCAGAAATGGCGTGTGGCAACATCACCGTGTTACTGAATGGCTCTATTGTCAACGCCTTCAATAGGAAAAG CTTTTTTGGAAGTGTTGAACTGGACAGCCTGAACCCGTGCAAGCTGGATTATGTCAACATAAAGGTGGTGACCAATCTAGAGGGACCTTTTAT AGAATCATGTAGTAAAGGATCCATTGTAGACCTGATCCAGATCCTCCAGTCCAGAGGTTTCCGCTGGACTTGCACAGACAACGACGA GACCCTGATGATGCTTCAGTGCATCCAGAACCCCAAACAGTCCGCATGCCAAACATGTGCAAACATACGGAAAAAGCCTCATGTTTAA
- the LOC119480655 gene encoding inositol monophosphatase 1-like: MSDKWQNAYDFAVQVARAAGAVIRKAGEDEIKVQTKSCSVDLVTKTDQRVEKIIIGSLKEQFGDAHCFIGEESVASGVQIVLTDKPTWIIDPVDGTTNFVHGFPFVAVSIAFAVDKELEFGVVYSCLEDKMYKARKGHGAFCDDEQIQVSDVKDINKSIIICEHGTDRRKETVSKIFGTMQKILCIPVHGLRGSGTAATNMCLVASGASEAFFEIGIHLWDIAAGVVIVREAGGIVLDVKGGPFDLMSRRMLSANNMVIAERIIKEIDPFDVVRDDALVQQKK; this comes from the exons ATGAGTGACAAATGGCAAAATGCATATGACTTTGCTGTTCAAGTGGCAAGAGCAGCTGGAGCG GTAATTAGAAAAGCCGGGGAGGATGAAATAAAGGTCCAGACAAAGAGCTGCTCTGTAGACCTTGTCACTAAGACTGACCAGAGGGTGGAGAAAATCATCATCGGGTCTCTTAAAGAACAATTTGGAGATGCACACTG TTTCATTGGAGAAGAGTCAGTTGCAAGCGGGGTTCAGATTGTCTTGACTGATAAACCCACATGGATCATAGACCCGGTGGACGGCACCACAAACTTTGTTCATGG ATTCCCGTTCGTGGCTGTGTCGATTGCCTTTGCCGTCGATAAGGAG TTGGAGTTCGGTGTGGTGTACAGCTGCTTGGAAGACAAGATGTATAAAGCACGGAAGGGACACGGAGCTTTCTGCGATGATGAGCAGATTCAGGTGTCCGACGTAAAAG ATATCAACAAGTCCATTATCATCTGTGAGCATGGAACTGACAGGAGGAAGGAGACAGTGAGTAAGATCTTCGGCACCATGCAGAAGATCCTCTGCATCCCAGTTCATGG GCTCCGTGGGTCGGGGACAGCTGCCACTAACATGTGTCTGGTGGCGTCGGGGGCGTCGGAGGCCTTCTTTGAGATTGGGATCCACCTCTGGGACATTGCTGCTGGAGTGGTCATAGTCCGAGAAGCCGGAGGAATAGTACTGGATGTTAAGG GGGGACCGTTCGATTTGATGTCTCGAAGGATGCTTTCAGCAAACAACATGGTTATTGCTGAGCGGATCATCAAGGAAATTGACCCATTCGATGTTGTGAGGGACGACGCTCTAGTACAGCAGAAGAAATGA
- the LOC119480656 gene encoding inositol monophosphatase 1-like → MSDPWQECMDHCVEVTKQAGKMIREALQKDIAVMHKSSPVDLVTETDQKVEQLIISSIKEKYPTHSFIGEESVAAGAPSVLTDDPTWIIDPIDGTTNFVHRFPFVSVSIGFTVKKVIEFGIVYSCIEDKMYTARKGKGAFCNGEPIKVSGQEDISQSLVLTEMGFKKDPEHFKTMMANIRTILTIPVHGIRSPGSAAVNMCLVACGSADAYYHMGIHCWDMAGGAAVVTEAGGVIMDISGGPFDLMSRRLIIASSKAIAERIAKEITEFHVGRDDTDG, encoded by the exons ATGAGTGATCCCTGGCAGGAGTGCATGGATCACTGTGTGGAGGTCACCAAACAGGCTGGAAAG ATGATCCGCGAGGCGCTCCAGAAGGACATCGCCGTCATGCACAAGAGCTCACCGGTTGACCTGGTGACCGAGACGGACCAGAAAGTAGAACAGCTCATTATATCCTCCATCAAGGAAAAGTACCCGACTCACAG CTTCATAGGTGAGGAGTCGGTAGCAGCAGGTGCTCCCAGCGTTCTAACTGACGATCCCACTTGGATCATCGACCCGATTGATGGTACCACCAACTTTGTTCACAG GTTCCCATTTGTGTCTGTATCAATTGGCTTCACTGTGAAGAAAGTG ATAGAGTTCGGGATTGTCTACAGCTGCATCGAGGACAAAATGTACACAGCACGGAAAGGGAAAGGAGCATTCTGCAATGGAGAGCCAATCAAAGTGTCTGGACAAGAGG ACATTAGCCAATCTCTGGTACTGACAGAAATGGGCTTCAAAAAGGATCCTGAGCATTTCAAAACAATGATGGCCAACATCAGGACCATCCTCACCATCCCTGTGCACGG TATCCGCTCCCCGGGCAGCGCAGCTGTCAACATGTGCCTGGTAGCGTGCGGATCGGCTGATGCTTACTACCACATGGGCATCCACTGCTGGGACATGGCTGGAGGGGCAGCGGTTGTTACCGAAGCTGGAGGAGTTATCATGGACATTTCAG GTGGACCGTTTGATCTGATGTCTCGGAGGCTGATCATCGCCAGCAGCAAAGCAATAGCAGAACGCATCGCTAAGGAGATAACAGAGTTTCACGTCGGCAGGGACGACACAGATGGCTAG